The Mycobacteriales bacterium sequence CAACTCGCGAAGTTCGGCATGAATCCTGCCTTCGTCATAGAACTCTTCTTCCGCCGCATTCACCAGTTGATCGGCGACCCACGCCACGCCGCGCACAGGCGCCAACGGCAGGGTGAGGAGTCCGGTGAACAATCCCACGATCAACCACCGGTTTCCACGAAGCTGTACGGCGGCAACGGACCGGTCAGCTGCAGCA is a genomic window containing:
- a CDS encoding gas vesicle protein GvpG gives rise to the protein MGLFTGLLTLPLAPVRGVAWVADQLVNAAEEEFYDEGRIHAELRELARKLEAGEISEEEFDRAEDELLDILASASVWHEETRSRRPAPPATR